The Theropithecus gelada isolate Dixy chromosome X, Tgel_1.0, whole genome shotgun sequence genome includes a window with the following:
- the SPIN4 gene encoding spindlin-4 isoform X1, with amino-acid sequence MSPPTVPPMGVDGVSAYLMKKRHTHRKQRRKPTFLTRRNIVGCRIQHGWKEGNEPVEQWKGTVLEQVSVKPTLYIIKYDGKDSVYGLELHRDKRVLALEILPERVPTPRIDSRLADSLIGKAVGHVFEGEHGTKDEWKGMVLARAPVMDTWFYITYEKDPVLYMYTLLDDYKDGDLRIIPDSNYYFPTAEREPGEVIDSLVGKQVEHAKDDGSKRTGIFIHQVVAKPSVYFIKFDDDIHIYVYGLVKTP; translated from the coding sequence ATGTCTCCTCCGACTGTGCCTCCGATGGGGGTAGATGGCGTGTCCGCATACCTGATGAAGAAAAGGCACACCCACAGGAAGCAACGGCGCAAGCCCACTTTCCTCACTCGTAGAAACATCGTGGGCTGCCGCATTCAACACGGCTGGAAGGAAGGCAACGAGCCCGTGGAGCAGTGGAAGGGTACTGTGCTCGAGCAGGTTTCCGTGAAGCCCACACTTTACATCATTAAATATGATGGCAAAGATAGTGTGTATGGACTAGAACTGCACCGCGATAAGAGAGTTTTAGCGCTAGAGATCCTTCCTGAGAGAGTGCCAACTCCTCGTATCGATTCACGACTGGCAGATTCCCTGATTGGCAAGGCAGTGGGGCATGTGTTTGAAGGTGAGCATGGTACCAAGGATGAATGGAAGGGTATGGTCCTGGCGCGAGCTCCTGTGATGGATACTTGGTTTTACATCACCTACGAGAAAGATCCTGTTCTCTATATGTACACGCTGCTTGATGACTACAAAGATGGTGACTTACGCATTATTCCAGATTCCAACTACTATTTCCCTACAGCAGAACGGGAGCCTGGAGAGGTGATCGACAGTCTCGTGGGCAAGCAGGTGGAGCATGCCAAAGATGACGGGTCCAAGAGAACTGGCATTTTTATACATCAAGTGGTGGCGAAGCCATCTGTCTACTTCATTAAGTTTGATGATGATATTCACATTTATGTCTATGGTTTGGTGAAAACTCCTTAA
- the SPIN4 gene encoding spindlin-4 isoform X2: MSPPTVPPMGVDGVSAYLMKKRHTHRKQRRKPTFLTRRNIVGCRIQHGWKEGNEPVEQWKGTVLEQKDPVLYMYTLLDDYKDGDLRIIPDSNYYFPTAEREPGEVIDSLVGKQVEHAKDDGSKRTGIFIHQVVAKPSVYFIKFDDDIHIYVYGLVKTP, translated from the exons ATGTCTCCTCCGACTGTGCCTCCGATGGGGGTAGATGGCGTGTCCGCATACCTGATGAAGAAAAGGCACACCCACAGGAAGCAACGGCGCAAGCCCACTTTCCTCACTCGTAGAAACATCGTGGGCTGCCGCATTCAACACGGCTGGAAGGAAGGCAACGAGCCCGTGGAGCAGTGGAAGGGTACTGTGCTCGAGCAG AAAGATCCTGTTCTCTATATGTACACGCTGCTTGATGACTACAAAGATGGTGACTTACGCATTATTCCAGATTCCAACTACTATTTCCCTACAGCAGAACGGGAGCCTGGAGAGGTGATCGACAGTCTCGTGGGCAAGCAGGTGGAGCATGCCAAAGATGACGGGTCCAAGAGAACTGGCATTTTTATACATCAAGTGGTGGCGAAGCCATCTGTCTACTTCATTAAGTTTGATGATGATATTCACATTTATGTCTATGGTTTGGTGAAAACTCCTTAA